One genomic segment of Erysipelotrichaceae bacterium 66202529 includes these proteins:
- a CDS encoding leucine-rich repeat protein, whose amino-acid sequence MKRKFLTCLLMIGMLLMMIPQNLIHAVTMIRPEAPSTESNHKHEKTALYVGKKIDTVVQRTALLSAVSVPTDPTFFTFDTANPGMIVNYSARPDAPKDIVIPDSYIKDGKTIEITAIGQSAFSGQQLTSVVLNDNLITIGNSAFSGNTGITSIVIPNSVTSLGRNAFNGCSSLSSVTLSNQLTELPASVFEETKVDNLIVPEGILSIGTRAFYKDSALKNIQLPSTLTSIGSYAFYNTGSLQSIVLPSNLQLISEYAFAYSGLTSLSLPDTITSISSNSFYFCTSLQYIKWPVNLKSVKSSAFSSCFKLTDITLPESVETIDNKAFYSCSSLQKIVFGSSIKTIGQNAFDGTKSGIEIHLEYKAVNDVVGAPWGAVNAQIYWQSNDDSCFYISNDGKILGFKPLNHTTNSSQHTASQNHTIVNIPSVINGITVTSIADNAFNSNSSILAVSFPNTLKSIGTRAFYQCGKLGLNDKKIVFPDSVTDIGEEAFVSFSLAVTQIQFGSGIKTIGKNAFNVTNTMKIYLLSKNVNEVIGSPWGANKASIYWKDSDNSCFYVDDEGTLIGFKPLDHNGQDTSQHTDSQNHTVVTIPEEVRGIKITKIGESAFAKTDITSIYFPDTVTEIADEACNNCTSLSYVRLPRNLKTIPKNMFYGCTQLKSIILPDGLTTISDYAFSYSSLEAVTLPDTLQSIGTYAFQKTQLTSLRIPNSVTKLGAGIFGYCPELTEVILPNTLKQIPSSMFTSNKKLQTIVLPESIKTINSYAFSNCSALTTLTLPSGLTEIYDSAFQGCTSINALNLPEGLIRLGENAINGTNITQIKLPSTLEYASKSLTGYKGNIIYVHQARDSSSIAWAQPWGAEGATVYYDGEYTDITTSVTYDAAHSRAVIHAVITAPENANIKSVTLPDGEKKDFLNVPVYEFDYPVTMNGEYSITASTNSADTTQTVTVQELVYACIEANSFSISLDKVAGLTEQSILNSAQAHAYRNNDEQTPITVTLETPLQDIKQALNASGNRITAVLSAKTKTPDDKMDITVKKEIIISVSNVVRVTFKDWDGTTLKEAVEIAVGNSAIPPADPKRKGYTFTGWDRPLTNIQEDTVFIAQYMQKQYLVKYDTKGGTPTYTDKPVTWEQNGLLPGTPSKEHYEFLGWLVAGSDENITDETAFKEIASDDQISSVTLTAAWKPVSYNLHLVTNGGREPDTVRSFTIENNNVDISDVKVTKTGNSFSGWNTKQDGSGDTIENLKNYKPPLQDTYLYADWTAQDASYYVSIPNRITLKNLSGSGFAGSTEIIRVDESHAEDATMPDKTVEIYCTPSITLTNAESKHAYTVTVLNAEQKPYVDASKPLMILSMKGTKQKEFHLRTATNSQWKRGIYEGSLMFSFKLGE is encoded by the coding sequence ATGAAAAGAAAGTTTTTAACGTGCTTGCTAATGATAGGGATGCTACTGATGATGATTCCGCAAAATCTTATACATGCAGTTACAATGATTAGGCCTGAGGCGCCAAGTACTGAAAGTAATCACAAACATGAAAAAACTGCACTTTATGTTGGAAAAAAAATAGATACAGTGGTGCAGAGAACAGCCTTATTGTCTGCGGTATCGGTTCCAACAGATCCGACATTCTTCACATTTGATACTGCAAATCCGGGAATGATCGTAAACTATTCCGCAAGACCGGATGCACCTAAGGATATTGTGATTCCGGATTCCTATATAAAGGATGGGAAAACGATTGAAATTACAGCAATCGGACAAAGTGCTTTTTCAGGTCAGCAGCTTACATCAGTTGTGCTAAATGATAATCTTATTACAATCGGGAATAGCGCTTTTTCCGGAAATACTGGAATAACCTCCATTGTTATACCAAACAGCGTAACATCGCTGGGCAGAAATGCATTTAATGGCTGTAGCTCTTTATCCTCAGTAACACTGTCAAATCAGCTAACAGAACTTCCTGCCTCTGTATTTGAAGAAACCAAAGTTGATAATTTGATCGTACCAGAGGGTATTTTGAGCATAGGTACTAGGGCTTTTTACAAAGATAGTGCATTAAAGAACATTCAACTCCCCTCAACACTGACATCAATTGGATCATATGCATTTTACAATACTGGTAGTTTGCAATCCATCGTGTTACCTAGTAATCTTCAACTAATTTCAGAGTATGCTTTTGCATACAGCGGATTAACAAGTCTGTCACTACCGGATACTATCACGAGCATTTCCAGCAATAGCTTTTACTTCTGTACCTCTTTGCAGTATATCAAATGGCCTGTCAATCTGAAATCAGTTAAGAGCAGTGCGTTTTCAAGCTGTTTCAAACTTACAGATATAACATTACCTGAAAGCGTTGAGACGATTGATAATAAGGCATTTTATAGTTGTTCAAGCTTACAGAAGATAGTATTTGGTTCATCAATAAAGACAATAGGCCAGAATGCATTTGATGGAACAAAAAGCGGTATTGAAATTCATTTAGAGTATAAGGCTGTTAATGATGTGGTAGGGGCTCCCTGGGGTGCAGTAAATGCGCAAATATATTGGCAGAGCAATGATGATTCCTGTTTTTATATTAGTAATGACGGTAAAATATTAGGCTTTAAACCGTTGAACCATACTACAAATTCATCACAGCATACGGCATCTCAAAATCATACTATAGTTAATATCCCTTCAGTGATAAACGGAATTACCGTGACATCCATCGCGGATAATGCATTCAATAGTAATTCCAGCATTTTAGCTGTTAGTTTTCCAAATACGTTAAAAAGTATTGGTACAAGAGCCTTTTATCAATGTGGGAAATTAGGATTAAATGATAAAAAAATAGTATTTCCTGATTCTGTTACTGATATTGGGGAGGAAGCATTTGTCTCCTTTAGCCTTGCTGTCACACAGATTCAATTTGGTTCAGGGATTAAAACAATCGGCAAAAACGCTTTTAATGTAACAAACACTATGAAGATTTATTTATTGTCTAAAAATGTAAATGAAGTCATAGGAAGTCCTTGGGGAGCAAATAAAGCCTCTATTTATTGGAAGGATAGCGATAATTCCTGCTTCTATGTAGACGATGAGGGAACCTTGATTGGTTTCAAGCCATTGGATCATAACGGTCAGGATACCTCGCAGCATACGGACTCACAAAATCACACAGTTGTTACGATACCGGAAGAGGTTCGGGGTATTAAAATAACGAAAATTGGAGAAAGTGCGTTTGCAAAGACTGATATCACCTCAATTTATTTCCCTGATACGGTTACAGAAATAGCAGATGAAGCCTGCAATAATTGTACATCACTAAGCTATGTCAGATTGCCAAGAAATTTGAAAACCATACCTAAGAATATGTTTTATGGCTGTACACAATTAAAATCAATCATTCTACCTGATGGATTGACAACAATTTCGGATTACGCTTTTAGCTACAGTTCATTAGAAGCTGTGACATTACCTGATACATTGCAAAGTATTGGAACCTATGCTTTTCAAAAGACGCAGCTTACATCTTTGCGCATACCTAACAGCGTCACCAAATTGGGAGCAGGGATATTCGGCTATTGTCCAGAGCTTACGGAGGTTATTCTACCAAATACGTTGAAACAAATTCCCTCAAGCATGTTCACCAGCAATAAAAAGTTGCAAACAATCGTGCTTCCAGAATCCATTAAGACAATCAATTCATATGCATTTTCTAATTGTAGTGCGCTAACTACCCTCACATTACCATCAGGGCTTACAGAAATCTATGATAGTGCATTTCAGGGCTGTACCTCCATAAATGCTCTAAACCTGCCGGAGGGATTGATTCGGCTTGGAGAAAATGCAATTAACGGCACGAATATAACACAAATCAAACTTCCATCAACCCTAGAGTATGCATCAAAGTCTTTAACTGGCTATAAAGGAAATATTATTTATGTTCATCAGGCTCGCGACTCCTCATCAATTGCCTGGGCACAGCCATGGGGAGCAGAAGGTGCTACAGTATATTACGATGGAGAGTATACTGATATCACAACTTCTGTTACATACGATGCAGCACATAGCAGGGCGGTGATTCATGCAGTGATTACAGCACCCGAAAATGCTAATATTAAATCCGTTACGCTGCCGGATGGTGAAAAAAAAGATTTTCTGAATGTTCCAGTGTATGAATTTGATTATCCGGTTACGATGAATGGCGAATATTCCATAACCGCCTCTACAAATAGTGCGGATACGACGCAAACGGTTACTGTTCAGGAACTGGTTTATGCGTGTATAGAAGCAAATAGCTTTTCTATATCTCTTGACAAGGTGGCAGGTCTTACTGAGCAAAGCATCTTAAACAGTGCACAGGCACATGCATACCGTAACAATGATGAACAAACACCAATCACAGTAACACTGGAAACACCGCTGCAGGATATTAAACAGGCGTTGAATGCATCCGGAAACCGCATCACTGCAGTGCTATCTGCTAAGACAAAGACACCGGATGATAAGATGGATATCACAGTGAAAAAGGAAATCATCATTTCTGTCAGCAATGTAGTACGAGTTACCTTCAAAGATTGGGACGGTACGACACTAAAGGAGGCAGTAGAAATAGCTGTAGGAAATAGTGCAATTCCGCCTGCGGATCCAAAACGTAAGGGATACACCTTTACCGGCTGGGATCGTCCATTAACGAATATTCAAGAGGATACCGTTTTTATTGCCCAGTATATGCAGAAGCAATATTTAGTAAAATACGATACTAAAGGCGGTACACCTACTTATACGGATAAGCCTGTAACCTGGGAGCAGAATGGCTTACTGCCAGGAACCCCGAGCAAAGAGCATTATGAATTTCTAGGATGGCTCGTTGCAGGAAGTGATGAAAATATAACTGATGAAACTGCTTTTAAGGAGATTGCTTCTGATGATCAAATTTCATCCGTCACACTGACTGCCGCATGGAAGCCTGTATCTTATAATCTGCATCTAGTTACCAATGGAGGAAGAGAACCGGATACTGTTCGATCCTTTACAATCGAAAACAATAACGTGGATATCAGTGATGTTAAGGTCACAAAAACAGGAAACAGCTTTTCCGGATGGAATACAAAACAGGATGGCTCTGGAGATACAATTGAAAATTTGAAGAATTACAAGCCGCCATTACAAGATACATATCTGTATGCCGACTGGACAGCACAGGATGCTAGCTATTATGTGTCAATCCCTAATCGAATCACTTTAAAAAATTTATCAGGAAGCGGTTTTGCAGGTTCCACCGAAATAATCCGTGTAGATGAGTCGCATGCTGAGGATGCTACAATGCCGGATAAGACAGTTGAAATTTATTGTACACCGTCCATCACACTGACTAATGCGGAGTCAAAGCATGCTTATACTGTTACAGTGTTGAATGCTGAACAAAAACCATATGTAGATGCGTCCAAACCACTCATGATTTTAAGTATGAAGGGGACGAAGCAGAAGGAATTCCACCTCCGTACAGCAACAAATAGTCAATGGAAACGCGGCATATATGAAGGAAGCTTAATGTTTAGCTTTAAATTGGGAGAGTGA
- a CDS encoding CapA family protein gives MKKLTMLLLSLLLCACSSADQKEKEAPDKKPVKENTTVSFIGVGDNLIHEMIYKQADGAAGEMNDGKYDFSEMYSHVKKDIQGADLAYIDQESIIGGDDLGISGYPTFNSPADLAKNVADTGFDIVNTANNHCLDKYQEGIDFSHDIWAKQKGIITAGTYTSQKDRDTIRTIKRKGITFSFLAYTYGTNGIEPPNPYSVAYFDEDQIRADVKKAKEVSDVVIVSAHWGDENVSAPTAFQKKYAKLFADLDVDVVVGEHPHVIQPVTWIKGKDGNKTLVIYSLGNFLNGMLDVNNVLGGMIRFDFVKHADNNEITIENVKWDPMISHYTGDASDIMNSRKNFTMYKLSDYTEALAKQHGLNGVDGQKVRLDDLYARTKKVITEIPVMGSGDE, from the coding sequence ATGAAAAAGCTGACAATGTTACTGCTGAGTCTGCTGCTGTGTGCGTGCAGCTCTGCAGATCAGAAAGAGAAGGAAGCACCAGACAAAAAGCCGGTGAAGGAGAATACAACGGTATCCTTTATAGGCGTTGGTGATAATCTGATACATGAAATGATTTACAAGCAGGCGGATGGAGCTGCCGGAGAGATGAATGACGGGAAATATGATTTCTCTGAGATGTATTCGCATGTGAAAAAGGATATACAGGGGGCTGATCTGGCTTATATTGATCAGGAATCCATCATTGGCGGTGATGATCTGGGAATCAGCGGGTACCCTACCTTTAATTCACCTGCCGATCTTGCGAAAAATGTGGCAGATACCGGCTTTGATATCGTAAATACAGCGAATAATCACTGTCTGGACAAGTATCAGGAGGGGATTGATTTTTCCCATGATATCTGGGCAAAGCAAAAGGGAATCATTACCGCAGGAACGTATACCTCACAAAAGGATCGTGATACGATACGTACCATAAAACGTAAGGGAATTACCTTCTCCTTTCTAGCGTATACCTATGGAACCAATGGCATAGAGCCGCCGAATCCATACAGCGTTGCCTATTTTGACGAGGATCAGATACGTGCGGATGTGAAAAAAGCAAAGGAAGTCAGTGATGTGGTGATCGTTTCCGCTCACTGGGGGGATGAGAATGTGAGCGCACCGACTGCATTCCAGAAGAAATATGCCAAGCTGTTTGCGGACCTGGATGTGGATGTCGTTGTGGGGGAGCATCCGCATGTCATACAGCCGGTTACCTGGATCAAGGGCAAGGACGGCAATAAGACACTCGTTATATATTCTCTTGGAAACTTTCTGAACGGCATGCTGGATGTAAATAACGTGCTGGGTGGCATGATCCGCTTTGATTTTGTCAAACACGCAGACAACAATGAAATTACCATAGAAAACGTGAAATGGGATCCTATGATTTCTCATTATACAGGGGATGCTTCCGATATCATGAATTCACGTAAGAATTTCACCATGTATAAGCTGAGTGACTATACGGAAGCACTGGCAAAGCAGCACGGGTTAAACGGTGTCGATGGTCAGAAGGTGCGTCTGGATGATTTGTATGCCCGTACGAAAAAGGTTATAACGGAAATACCGGTTATGGGAAGCGGGGATGAATAA
- a CDS encoding D-alanyl-D-alanine carboxypeptidase family protein — MRKQMVILLAAGLLVTGCSKNETEDTLKKHGIEDIKSCKNIEAVKAAGDAVVKDKGSVYCSIDTDKNLNQATAFVKKEYNADRITSFLKLPYYRKELTERYIAYDDGKKAVEDIVTYVNIGLDQPYFTNVDVIKDTEDVLMLVNKYHRLPDNYEPKNLVKTPNACVIGEDYSCQSEPQYLRKEVADAFSKLVQAGKVEHINIKAIASYRSYAYQKNLYDYYAQSEGKAYADKYYARPGQSEHNSALAVDVTINDENFNEIEKSVHYDWLLQHIADYGFILRYPEDKVDVTGYQYESWHLRYVGKAAAKDIVKQGLTLDEYIARKDVEK; from the coding sequence ATGAGAAAACAAATGGTAATACTGCTTGCGGCCGGCCTTCTGGTTACAGGCTGCAGTAAGAATGAAACAGAGGATACATTGAAGAAGCACGGTATAGAAGACATAAAATCCTGTAAAAATATAGAGGCTGTGAAGGCTGCCGGGGATGCTGTGGTTAAGGATAAGGGAAGTGTATACTGTAGTATTGATACAGATAAAAACCTGAATCAGGCAACTGCCTTTGTGAAAAAGGAATACAATGCTGATCGCATTACAAGCTTTTTAAAGCTTCCGTATTATCGCAAGGAGCTGACAGAGCGTTACATTGCTTATGATGATGGAAAGAAAGCAGTGGAAGATATTGTCACCTATGTGAATATCGGACTGGATCAGCCATATTTTACGAATGTGGATGTTATCAAAGATACGGAGGATGTGCTGATGCTGGTAAATAAGTATCATCGCCTTCCCGATAATTATGAGCCTAAAAATCTGGTAAAAACACCGAATGCCTGTGTGATTGGTGAGGATTATTCCTGTCAGAGTGAGCCACAGTATTTGCGTAAGGAGGTAGCGGATGCATTCTCAAAGCTGGTACAGGCGGGGAAGGTGGAACATATCAATATCAAGGCAATCGCCAGCTATCGCAGCTATGCATATCAGAAAAATCTGTATGATTATTATGCGCAAAGTGAAGGAAAAGCATATGCGGATAAGTATTATGCCAGACCCGGGCAGAGTGAGCATAACAGTGCACTGGCTGTGGATGTGACCATAAATGATGAGAATTTCAATGAAATAGAAAAATCCGTTCATTATGACTGGCTTTTACAGCATATTGCGGATTACGGATTTATTCTGCGTTATCCAGAGGATAAGGTGGATGTGACCGGGTATCAGTATGAGTCCTGGCATCTGCGATATGTGGGAAAGGCTGCCGCAAAAGATATCGTAAAGCAGGGGTTGACCCTTGATGAGTATATTGCGAGAAAGGATGTGGAGAAATGA
- a CDS encoding LPXTG cell wall anchor domain-containing protein, which yields MHSKYYRLAVVLILTLISITILPVSAYEVEVNYVPQDNELKTFHMEVRVQGEGTLIDQGVALKNPTIYTLHYDESKHFILKPAYGYEIATIQYDGEDITNLLQQQAFTVKGKDHDTKLIVTFCKQSSYVQKDTDTTNTGDTTNTVNYLSIILLSTGFIIFIKKKRGNQYDER from the coding sequence ATGCATAGCAAATATTACAGGCTCGCAGTAGTTCTTATTCTCACATTGATCAGTATTACTATCCTTCCTGTAAGTGCGTATGAGGTTGAGGTAAACTATGTACCGCAAGATAATGAATTAAAAACATTTCACATGGAAGTTCGTGTACAGGGAGAAGGGACCTTGATAGACCAGGGAGTAGCATTGAAAAATCCAACAATCTATACATTGCATTATGATGAAAGCAAGCACTTTATATTAAAACCTGCATATGGATATGAAATCGCCACTATTCAATATGACGGGGAAGATATAACCAATCTACTGCAGCAACAAGCCTTTACTGTAAAAGGAAAGGATCATGATACAAAGCTGATAGTTACCTTTTGTAAACAATCATCGTATGTTCAAAAAGACACAGATACAACGAACACAGGGGATACTACAAATACAGTGAATTACCTTTCGATTATATTGCTATCCACAGGCTTTATAATTTTTATAAAGAAGAAAAGGGGAAATCAGTACGATGAGAGGTAA
- a CDS encoding SAM-dependent methyltransferase encodes MTLIEEMEAYAKAYDVPIMQKEGIDFMCAFLNEHKLTRILEIGSAIGYSAIRMAMLHPDIHVTTIERDEERYAKAVEFVERSGLQEQITLLYGDALETNVEGSYDMLFIDAAKAQYTRFFERYEPLLIQGGYVITDNLKFHGLVEHPETITSRNLRSLVRKIGNFVEYLKQREDYDTQFYDFGDGVGISRKK; translated from the coding sequence ATGACATTGATTGAGGAAATGGAGGCATATGCAAAGGCATATGATGTTCCCATCATGCAAAAGGAAGGCATTGATTTTATGTGTGCATTCCTGAACGAGCATAAATTAACAAGGATTTTAGAGATTGGCAGTGCAATCGGCTATTCCGCTATCCGCATGGCGATGCTGCATCCGGATATTCATGTAACGACCATCGAGCGTGATGAGGAGCGATATGCCAAAGCAGTGGAGTTTGTAGAACGCAGCGGTTTGCAGGAGCAGATTACCCTGTTGTATGGCGATGCGCTGGAAACTAATGTGGAAGGCAGCTACGATATGCTGTTTATCGATGCTGCCAAGGCGCAGTATACAAGATTTTTTGAACGCTATGAGCCGTTGCTGATACAGGGCGGGTATGTGATTACGGATAATCTGAAATTCCATGGTCTGGTGGAGCATCCGGAAACGATTACAAGCCGCAATTTGCGCAGTCTGGTGCGTAAAATCGGAAATTTTGTAGAATATCTGAAGCAGCGTGAGGACTATGATACGCAATTTTATGATTTCGGCGATGGTGTGGGAATCAGCAGGAAAAAGTGA
- the amt gene encoding ammonium transporter yields MLSSVDTIWVLLGAVLVFFMQAGFAMVETGFTRAKNAGNIIMKNLMDFALGTIVFWLIGFGLMFGGDGPLVGGLDFFIQGNYGGSYPSSAYIIFQTVFCATAATIVSGAMAERTKFSAYCMYSVLISLFVYPISGHWIWGGGWLAELGFHDFAGSTAVHMVGGIAALIGASILGPRIGKYDKDGKPKAILGHSLTLGALGVFILWFCWFGFNGCSTVSMTGDDTITSAANIFVTTNLAAATATVAVMFITWIRYKKPDVSMTLNGSLAGLVAITAGCDMVDPFGAFFIGLIAAFVVVFGIEFVDKKLHIDDPVGAIGVHGCCGAAGTLLVGLFATDGGLFYGGGFHFLAIQAIGVVSVAAWVSVCMLIIFTLIKKTIGLRVSETEELDGLDIHEHGLASSYADFMPTTGGAEFTKTLAMAQNASSKAVVQLKEMPAASGDTSSKMTKITVITNQRRFDDLKNALNDLGINGMTFSQVLGYGVQKGHTAYYRGVEMDATLLPKIKVEVVVCAIPVQTVVDTIKRVLYTGQPGDGKIFIYDVENVIRVSTGQEGGASLNDE; encoded by the coding sequence ATGTTATCATCAGTAGACACCATATGGGTTTTATTAGGAGCCGTACTGGTATTCTTCATGCAGGCAGGCTTTGCCATGGTGGAGACAGGCTTCACCCGTGCGAAAAATGCCGGGAATATCATTATGAAGAATCTTATGGATTTCGCTTTGGGAACGATTGTATTCTGGCTGATTGGCTTTGGACTCATGTTTGGCGGTGACGGGCCGCTGGTGGGTGGACTGGATTTTTTCATTCAGGGGAATTACGGTGGAAGCTATCCATCCAGTGCCTATATTATTTTTCAAACGGTGTTCTGTGCAACCGCCGCAACGATAGTCTCCGGTGCGATGGCAGAGCGTACGAAATTTTCTGCCTATTGTATGTACTCCGTTCTGATTTCACTGTTTGTATATCCAATTTCCGGTCACTGGATCTGGGGCGGCGGTTGGCTGGCAGAGCTTGGCTTTCATGATTTTGCGGGCTCCACTGCCGTGCATATGGTTGGCGGTATTGCAGCGTTGATTGGTGCCTCCATTCTGGGACCGCGTATTGGAAAATACGATAAGGATGGAAAACCAAAGGCAATACTTGGGCATTCTCTGACCCTGGGTGCTCTCGGTGTCTTCATTTTGTGGTTTTGCTGGTTTGGCTTTAACGGTTGTTCCACAGTATCTATGACAGGGGATGATACGATTACAAGTGCCGCAAACATCTTTGTGACAACCAATCTTGCGGCAGCGACAGCTACGGTTGCTGTTATGTTTATTACCTGGATCCGCTATAAGAAGCCGGATGTTTCCATGACCTTAAACGGCTCTCTGGCAGGACTTGTGGCAATCACGGCAGGCTGTGATATGGTAGATCCCTTCGGAGCCTTCTTCATCGGTCTGATTGCGGCCTTCGTGGTGGTGTTCGGTATTGAATTTGTGGATAAAAAGCTGCACATTGATGATCCTGTCGGAGCGATTGGTGTGCATGGCTGCTGTGGGGCTGCCGGTACGCTGCTGGTTGGTTTGTTTGCGACAGATGGTGGTTTATTTTACGGGGGAGGCTTTCACTTTCTCGCTATCCAGGCAATCGGTGTGGTAAGTGTTGCGGCCTGGGTCAGCGTCTGTATGCTCATTATTTTCACTTTGATTAAAAAGACCATCGGTCTTCGCGTCAGTGAGACAGAGGAACTGGATGGTCTGGATATCCACGAGCATGGACTGGCAAGCTCCTATGCGGATTTCATGCCGACAACCGGCGGTGCAGAATTCACAAAAACACTGGCAATGGCTCAGAATGCTTCAAGCAAGGCAGTAGTGCAGCTGAAGGAAATGCCTGCCGCAAGTGGAGATACCTCCTCTAAAATGACGAAAATTACCGTTATTACAAATCAGCGTCGCTTCGATGATTTGAAAAATGCGCTGAATGACCTTGGTATCAACGGAATGACATTCTCACAGGTACTCGGCTATGGCGTACAAAAGGGACATACTGCTTACTATCGCGGTGTGGAAATGGATGCGACGCTGCTTCCGAAAATCAAGGTTGAGGTTGTCGTCTGTGCTATTCCTGTTCAGACAGTCGTGGATACGATCAAGCGTGTTCTGTATACCGGACAGCCTGGTGATGGAAAAATCTTCATTTATGATGTGGAAAATGTGATTCGTGTAAGCACCGGACAGGAAGGAGGGGCAAGTCTGAACGACGAATAA
- a CDS encoding DUF2804 family protein — MRNHEITKRQPLLDAAGTLTEPGWSRSLLQEYARKDIKAPRWRIKKWDYYLILSKSYGVAFTISDDGYIGLQSISLLDFKNKREHTETILTAFPMGKLHMPASSTAGSCRYKDKRLDIEFQVTKGARTIRCDFQNFYHGLPLHCELTLQQPPMDSMVIATPWKEKKTAFYYNQKINCMRASGEVRFDNTILHFDPKKDFATLDWGRGVWTYDNIWYWGNGNGIIEGKPFGFNVGYGFGDTAAASENLLLYDGVAHKLDDVVFHIPEDSYLKPWQITSSDGRFEMIFQPILDRCAKTSAVVIVTDQHQVFGYLSGSAVLDDGKELKLDHMLCFFEKVHNRY; from the coding sequence ATGCGAAACCATGAAATAACAAAGCGGCAGCCGCTGCTGGATGCAGCCGGTACACTGACAGAGCCGGGCTGGTCACGCTCCCTGCTGCAGGAATATGCAAGGAAGGATATTAAGGCACCGCGCTGGCGGATTAAGAAATGGGATTACTATCTGATTCTCAGCAAAAGCTATGGTGTTGCGTTCACCATATCCGATGATGGCTATATCGGTTTACAATCGATATCTCTGCTGGATTTCAAAAATAAGCGGGAGCATACGGAAACGATCCTCACTGCCTTCCCTATGGGCAAGCTGCATATGCCTGCATCATCCACTGCCGGAAGCTGCCGGTATAAGGACAAGCGTCTGGATATCGAATTTCAGGTCACAAAGGGAGCACGTACAATTCGCTGTGATTTTCAAAATTTCTATCACGGTCTGCCGTTACATTGCGAGCTTACGCTGCAGCAGCCGCCCATGGACAGCATGGTAATCGCAACGCCATGGAAAGAAAAGAAAACCGCCTTTTACTATAATCAGAAAATCAACTGTATGAGAGCAAGTGGAGAGGTTCGCTTCGATAACACGATCCTCCATTTTGATCCTAAAAAGGATTTCGCTACTCTGGATTGGGGACGCGGTGTATGGACATATGATAATATCTGGTACTGGGGTAATGGAAACGGCATCATAGAAGGCAAGCCCTTCGGCTTTAATGTCGGTTACGGCTTTGGGGATACCGCAGCGGCAAGTGAAAATCTCTTGCTGTATGACGGTGTTGCGCACAAGCTGGATGATGTAGTTTTCCACATTCCTGAGGACAGCTATCTGAAGCCATGGCAGATCACCTCCAGCGATGGCCGTTTTGAGATGATATTTCAGCCCATTCTCGATCGCTGTGCCAAAACAAGTGCAGTGGTCATAGTTACGGATCAGCACCAGGTATTCGGTTATCTTAGCGGCTCTGCAGTGCTGGATGATGGAAAAGAGCTGAAGCTGGATCATATGCTCTGCTTCTTTGAAAAGGTGCACAACCGCTACTGA
- a CDS encoding ATP-binding cassette domain-containing protein — MKLHIRNVKKSYDEKSVLENCNATFTQGNIYGLLGRNGSGKTTLFNCIAHEISCDGDFLIEEQGNLRKVEDKDIGYAYSSPILPEFMTGYEYIRFYMDIHAKEIDVTKSIDTYFDLMRIAPQDRHRLIKGYSHGMKNKLQMLGFLISRPRVILLDEPLTSFDVVVANEMKHLLLEMKEEHILIFSTHILQLASDLCDEIVLLHNGALKQLDHELLEQNDFEEQIVSLLQEDDVHAV; from the coding sequence ATGAAGCTTCATATCAGGAATGTAAAGAAAAGCTATGATGAAAAAAGTGTGTTGGAAAATTGCAATGCCACCTTTACACAGGGGAATATTTACGGATTGCTTGGAAGAAACGGCAGCGGAAAGACAACCTTATTTAATTGTATAGCTCATGAAATTTCCTGTGACGGCGATTTTCTAATTGAAGAGCAGGGAAATTTACGCAAGGTTGAGGACAAAGATATCGGGTATGCATATTCCAGCCCGATTCTGCCTGAATTTATGACCGGTTATGAATATATACGATTTTATATGGATATTCATGCAAAAGAAATAGATGTAACGAAGAGCATTGATACCTATTTTGATTTGATGCGGATCGCACCCCAGGATCGTCACCGGCTGATTAAGGGATACAGTCACGGGATGAAAAACAAACTGCAGATGCTTGGCTTTCTCATCTCCCGCCCCAGGGTAATCCTCTTGGATGAGCCGCTGACTTCCTTTGATGTTGTTGTGGCAAATGAAATGAAGCATTTGCTTCTGGAAATGAAGGAGGAGCATATTCTTATTTTTTCAACCCATATCCTGCAGCTGGCAAGCGACCTCTGTGATGAAATTGTGCTTTTGCATAACGGAGCCCTAAAGCAGCTGGATCATGAGCTTCTGGAACAGAACGATTTTGAGGAACAAATCGTTTCTCTGCTGCAGGAGGATGATGTGCATGCTGTATGA